Proteins from one Elgaria multicarinata webbii isolate HBS135686 ecotype San Diego chromosome 3, rElgMul1.1.pri, whole genome shotgun sequence genomic window:
- the LOC134396207 gene encoding zinc finger and SCAN domain-containing protein 31-like isoform X1, whose product MQSQLGVGMKMEEQDLNQEGNGRQEAPAEVNFKQIKQEPNAGLQQGWETQWQEFLKKMQDPQLGWKNPPCGLQDRSMGNREATPASFEEVDCSSQQPKGEGVIQTPLGLSREGQERQDSSTNVKEELLDEDGISLGSRCRRFRQFCYREADGPRDVWKKLRELCCRWLEPEQHTKEQILELVILEQFLAILPLEMQRWVWEGGVENCPKAVARAEEFLLRLRQKTERPEPKIFGLSEEEAVNSHKSGQDSSAAMEVHLSQEAKPEGDREADLVAGAVQVRIKEENLQPEKPNSSNFGGTSLERNEGLFLQGIEETVMTSDQQGPKCHQESCHRMPPEQTFHFEECNEDLNGSPFREGIHRYAREKAAPDCGERLSHNLVLFDHQRMQKGDKHFKCSYCGKISNGRTNLMIHERTHTGEKPYRCPECGKSFSTSSNLINHKRVHTGEKPYRCSDCGQSFSHNASLIRHRRTHTGEKPYECSDCGKSFIQKGELIAHKRTHTGEKPYECSECGRSFSTSSHLIRHKRVHTRVKPRNYADCGKSFRRKSNMIKHKGTYVDEKQ is encoded by the exons ATGCAGAGCCAGCTTGGAGTCG GAATGAAAATGGAGGAGCAAGACCTGAATCAGGAGGGAAATGGGAGGCAGGAGGCTCCGGCTGAAGtaaattttaaacaaattaagcAAGAACCCAATGCGGGCCTCCAGCAAGGCTGGGAAACCCAGTGGCAGGAGTTCCTGAAGAAAATGCAGGACCCACAGTTGGGGTGGAAAAACCCACCATGTGGGCTTCAGGACAGGTCAATGGGAAATCGTGAGGCTACCCCAGCCTCGTTTGAGGAAGTAGATTGTTCTAGCCAGCAGCCAAAAGGAGAGGGCGTGATCCAAACGCCACTAGGCCTCAGCAGAGAAGGTCAGGAAAGGCAAGATTCTTCTACGAATGTCAAAGAAGAGCTTCTTGATGAGGATGGCATCAGCTTGGGGTCCCGGTGCCGACGCTTCAGGCAGTTCTGCTATCGGGAAGCCGACGGCCCACGGGATGTTTGGAAGAAGCTCCGGGAACTCTGCTGTCGATGGTTGGAGCCAGAACAGCACACCAaagagcagatcctggagctggtgatcctggagcagttcctggccatcctTCCCCTGGAGATGCAGCGCTGGGTCTGGGAAGGCGGTGTGGAAAATTGCCCCAAGGCGGTGGCCCGGGCAGAGGAATTTTTGCTGAGGCTTCGTCAAAAGACTGAGAGACCGGAACCAAAG ATATTTGGGCTTTCAGAAGAAGAGGCCGTTAACTCACATAAGTCAGGGCAAGATTCCTCAGCCGCCATGGAGGTGCATCTCTCGCAGGAGGCCAAGCCAGAGGGTGACAGAGAGGCCGACTTGGTAG CAGGTGCTGTGCAAGTGAGGATAAAGGAGGAGAATCTTCAGCCAGAAAAACCTAACTCTTCAAACTTTGGGGGAACATCCTTGGAAAGAAATGAAGGCCTATTTCTTCAGGGCATCGAGGAGACAGTGATGACTAGTGATCAGCAAGGACCCAAATGTCACCAGGAAAGCTGTCACAGAATGCCACCAGAGCAAACTTTTCATTTTGAGGAATGCAATGAAGACTTAAATGGAAGCCCCTTCCGAGAAGGAATCCATAGGTATGCAAGAGAAAAGGCAGCCCCTGACTGTGGGGAAAGACTCTCTCACAACTTGGTCCTTTTTGATCACCAGAGAATGCAAAAGGGGGATAAGCACTTCAAATGCTCGTATTGTGGGAAAATCTCCAACGGAAGGACAAATCTGATGATACACGagagaacccacacaggagagaagccttaccGATGCCccgagtgcgggaagagtttcagtaccAGCTCGAACCTTATAAATCACAAAAGGGtacacacgggcgagaagccgtaCCGGTGCTCGGATTGCGGGCAGAGCTTCAGTCATAACGCATCCTTGATAAGACACCGGAGAACCCACACCGGAGAGAAGCCGTACGAGTGCTCGGACTGTGGCAAAAGCTTCATTCAGAAAGGAGAACTGATTGCACACAAGAGGACCCACACCGGAGAGAAGCCGTACGAATGCTCCGAGTGCGGGAGGAGCTTCAGCACCAGTTCTCACCTGATAAGGCACAAGAGGGTCCACACGAGGGTGAAACCGCGGAATTACGCGGACTGTGGCAAAAGCTTCCGTCGGAAATCAAACATGATTAAGCACAAAGGGACGTATGTCGACGAGAAGCAATAG
- the LOC134396207 gene encoding zinc finger and SCAN domain-containing protein 31-like isoform X3, whose protein sequence is MKMEEQDLNQEGNGRQEAPAEVNFKQIKQEPNAGLQQGWETQWQEFLKKMQDPQLGWKNPPCGLQDRSMGNREATPASFEEVDCSSQQPKGEGVIQTPLGLSREGQERQDSSTNVKEELLDEDGISLGSRCRRFRQFCYREADGPRDVWKKLRELCCRWLEPEQHTKEQILELVILEQFLAILPLEMQRWVWEGGVENCPKAVARAEEFLLRLRQKTERPEPKIFGLSEEEAVNSHKSGQDSSAAMEVHLSQEAKPEGDREADLVAGAVQVRIKEENLQPEKPNSSNFGGTSLERNEGLFLQGIEETVMTSDQQGPKCHQESCHRMPPEQTFHFEECNEDLNGSPFREGIHRYAREKAAPDCGERLSHNLVLFDHQRMQKGDKHFKCSYCGKISNGRTNLMIHERTHTGEKPYRCPECGKSFSTSSNLINHKRVHTGEKPYRCSDCGQSFSHNASLIRHRRTHTGEKPYECSDCGKSFIQKGELIAHKRTHTGEKPYECSECGRSFSTSSHLIRHKRVHTRVKPRNYADCGKSFRRKSNMIKHKGTYVDEKQ, encoded by the exons ATGAAAATGGAGGAGCAAGACCTGAATCAGGAGGGAAATGGGAGGCAGGAGGCTCCGGCTGAAGtaaattttaaacaaattaagcAAGAACCCAATGCGGGCCTCCAGCAAGGCTGGGAAACCCAGTGGCAGGAGTTCCTGAAGAAAATGCAGGACCCACAGTTGGGGTGGAAAAACCCACCATGTGGGCTTCAGGACAGGTCAATGGGAAATCGTGAGGCTACCCCAGCCTCGTTTGAGGAAGTAGATTGTTCTAGCCAGCAGCCAAAAGGAGAGGGCGTGATCCAAACGCCACTAGGCCTCAGCAGAGAAGGTCAGGAAAGGCAAGATTCTTCTACGAATGTCAAAGAAGAGCTTCTTGATGAGGATGGCATCAGCTTGGGGTCCCGGTGCCGACGCTTCAGGCAGTTCTGCTATCGGGAAGCCGACGGCCCACGGGATGTTTGGAAGAAGCTCCGGGAACTCTGCTGTCGATGGTTGGAGCCAGAACAGCACACCAaagagcagatcctggagctggtgatcctggagcagttcctggccatcctTCCCCTGGAGATGCAGCGCTGGGTCTGGGAAGGCGGTGTGGAAAATTGCCCCAAGGCGGTGGCCCGGGCAGAGGAATTTTTGCTGAGGCTTCGTCAAAAGACTGAGAGACCGGAACCAAAG ATATTTGGGCTTTCAGAAGAAGAGGCCGTTAACTCACATAAGTCAGGGCAAGATTCCTCAGCCGCCATGGAGGTGCATCTCTCGCAGGAGGCCAAGCCAGAGGGTGACAGAGAGGCCGACTTGGTAG CAGGTGCTGTGCAAGTGAGGATAAAGGAGGAGAATCTTCAGCCAGAAAAACCTAACTCTTCAAACTTTGGGGGAACATCCTTGGAAAGAAATGAAGGCCTATTTCTTCAGGGCATCGAGGAGACAGTGATGACTAGTGATCAGCAAGGACCCAAATGTCACCAGGAAAGCTGTCACAGAATGCCACCAGAGCAAACTTTTCATTTTGAGGAATGCAATGAAGACTTAAATGGAAGCCCCTTCCGAGAAGGAATCCATAGGTATGCAAGAGAAAAGGCAGCCCCTGACTGTGGGGAAAGACTCTCTCACAACTTGGTCCTTTTTGATCACCAGAGAATGCAAAAGGGGGATAAGCACTTCAAATGCTCGTATTGTGGGAAAATCTCCAACGGAAGGACAAATCTGATGATACACGagagaacccacacaggagagaagccttaccGATGCCccgagtgcgggaagagtttcagtaccAGCTCGAACCTTATAAATCACAAAAGGGtacacacgggcgagaagccgtaCCGGTGCTCGGATTGCGGGCAGAGCTTCAGTCATAACGCATCCTTGATAAGACACCGGAGAACCCACACCGGAGAGAAGCCGTACGAGTGCTCGGACTGTGGCAAAAGCTTCATTCAGAAAGGAGAACTGATTGCACACAAGAGGACCCACACCGGAGAGAAGCCGTACGAATGCTCCGAGTGCGGGAGGAGCTTCAGCACCAGTTCTCACCTGATAAGGCACAAGAGGGTCCACACGAGGGTGAAACCGCGGAATTACGCGGACTGTGGCAAAAGCTTCCGTCGGAAATCAAACATGATTAAGCACAAAGGGACGTATGTCGACGAGAAGCAATAG
- the LOC134396207 gene encoding zinc finger and SCAN domain-containing protein 31-like isoform X2, translating to MQSQLGVGMKMEEQDLNQEGNGRQEAPAEVNFKQIKQEPNAGLQQGWETQWQEFLKKMQDPQLGWKNPPCGLQDRSMGNREATPASFEEVDCSSQQPKGEGVIQTPLGLSREGQERQDSSTNVKEELLDEDGISLGSRCRRFRQFCYREADGPRDVWKKLRELCCRWLEPEQHTKEQILELVILEQFLAILPLEMQRWVWEGGVENCPKAVARAEEFLLRLRQKTERPEPKIFGLSEEEAVNSHKSGQDSSAAMEVHLSQEAKPEGDREADLVGAVQVRIKEENLQPEKPNSSNFGGTSLERNEGLFLQGIEETVMTSDQQGPKCHQESCHRMPPEQTFHFEECNEDLNGSPFREGIHRYAREKAAPDCGERLSHNLVLFDHQRMQKGDKHFKCSYCGKISNGRTNLMIHERTHTGEKPYRCPECGKSFSTSSNLINHKRVHTGEKPYRCSDCGQSFSHNASLIRHRRTHTGEKPYECSDCGKSFIQKGELIAHKRTHTGEKPYECSECGRSFSTSSHLIRHKRVHTRVKPRNYADCGKSFRRKSNMIKHKGTYVDEKQ from the exons ATGCAGAGCCAGCTTGGAGTCG GAATGAAAATGGAGGAGCAAGACCTGAATCAGGAGGGAAATGGGAGGCAGGAGGCTCCGGCTGAAGtaaattttaaacaaattaagcAAGAACCCAATGCGGGCCTCCAGCAAGGCTGGGAAACCCAGTGGCAGGAGTTCCTGAAGAAAATGCAGGACCCACAGTTGGGGTGGAAAAACCCACCATGTGGGCTTCAGGACAGGTCAATGGGAAATCGTGAGGCTACCCCAGCCTCGTTTGAGGAAGTAGATTGTTCTAGCCAGCAGCCAAAAGGAGAGGGCGTGATCCAAACGCCACTAGGCCTCAGCAGAGAAGGTCAGGAAAGGCAAGATTCTTCTACGAATGTCAAAGAAGAGCTTCTTGATGAGGATGGCATCAGCTTGGGGTCCCGGTGCCGACGCTTCAGGCAGTTCTGCTATCGGGAAGCCGACGGCCCACGGGATGTTTGGAAGAAGCTCCGGGAACTCTGCTGTCGATGGTTGGAGCCAGAACAGCACACCAaagagcagatcctggagctggtgatcctggagcagttcctggccatcctTCCCCTGGAGATGCAGCGCTGGGTCTGGGAAGGCGGTGTGGAAAATTGCCCCAAGGCGGTGGCCCGGGCAGAGGAATTTTTGCTGAGGCTTCGTCAAAAGACTGAGAGACCGGAACCAAAG ATATTTGGGCTTTCAGAAGAAGAGGCCGTTAACTCACATAAGTCAGGGCAAGATTCCTCAGCCGCCATGGAGGTGCATCTCTCGCAGGAGGCCAAGCCAGAGGGTGACAGAGAGGCCGACTTGGTAG GTGCTGTGCAAGTGAGGATAAAGGAGGAGAATCTTCAGCCAGAAAAACCTAACTCTTCAAACTTTGGGGGAACATCCTTGGAAAGAAATGAAGGCCTATTTCTTCAGGGCATCGAGGAGACAGTGATGACTAGTGATCAGCAAGGACCCAAATGTCACCAGGAAAGCTGTCACAGAATGCCACCAGAGCAAACTTTTCATTTTGAGGAATGCAATGAAGACTTAAATGGAAGCCCCTTCCGAGAAGGAATCCATAGGTATGCAAGAGAAAAGGCAGCCCCTGACTGTGGGGAAAGACTCTCTCACAACTTGGTCCTTTTTGATCACCAGAGAATGCAAAAGGGGGATAAGCACTTCAAATGCTCGTATTGTGGGAAAATCTCCAACGGAAGGACAAATCTGATGATACACGagagaacccacacaggagagaagccttaccGATGCCccgagtgcgggaagagtttcagtaccAGCTCGAACCTTATAAATCACAAAAGGGtacacacgggcgagaagccgtaCCGGTGCTCGGATTGCGGGCAGAGCTTCAGTCATAACGCATCCTTGATAAGACACCGGAGAACCCACACCGGAGAGAAGCCGTACGAGTGCTCGGACTGTGGCAAAAGCTTCATTCAGAAAGGAGAACTGATTGCACACAAGAGGACCCACACCGGAGAGAAGCCGTACGAATGCTCCGAGTGCGGGAGGAGCTTCAGCACCAGTTCTCACCTGATAAGGCACAAGAGGGTCCACACGAGGGTGAAACCGCGGAATTACGCGGACTGTGGCAAAAGCTTCCGTCGGAAATCAAACATGATTAAGCACAAAGGGACGTATGTCGACGAGAAGCAATAG